The proteins below are encoded in one region of Nakamurella flava:
- a CDS encoding ABC-F family ATP-binding cassette domain-containing protein: MAHLLGAEALSLEYPTKVVFDSVSLGVNEGDRIGIVGRNGDGKSSLLAMLAGRQRPDRGRVTVRGGVRVGVLDQGDTLDDTQTIRQIVVGDAEEHEWAGDARVRDVIGGLLGDLDFDAPVDRLSGGQRRRVALARLLAGDWDVLALDEPTNHLDTEAIAWLAEHLRRRWSASAGGLLLVTHDRWLLDAVCTTTWEVHDRIVEPFEGGYAAYILQRVERDRQAASIEARRQNLARKELAWLRRGAPARTSKPKFRIDAANALIADVPELRDPIALRSLAVSRLGKDVVDLLDVGVSYGDHHVLDDIEWRIAPGERTGVLGVNGAGKSTLLGLIAGTVEPTAGRVKRGKTVKVATLTQRMDELDEHLESPVRVVLERLRTTYSFGTGSKAMELTPGQLLERLGFASAQLSTPVKDLSGGQQRRLQLLLILLQQPNVLILDEPTNDLDTDMLAALEDLLDSWPGTLIVVSHDRYFLERVTDQQFAILDRHLRHLPGGVDEYLQRRRRGEGTFTGATGAPDAPAANGAADAGGPALSGAELRAAQKELEGIERRITRLDTQITKARTALADHDHADYTGLAAKMKDIGELERQSAELEERWFELSEQLG; encoded by the coding sequence ATGGCGCATCTTCTCGGGGCCGAAGCCCTGTCGTTGGAATATCCGACCAAGGTCGTGTTCGACTCCGTCTCTCTCGGGGTGAACGAGGGCGACCGCATCGGCATCGTCGGCCGCAACGGCGACGGCAAGTCCAGTCTGCTGGCGATGCTGGCCGGCCGGCAGCGCCCGGACCGCGGTCGGGTGACCGTCCGCGGCGGGGTCCGGGTCGGCGTACTCGACCAGGGCGACACCCTGGACGACACCCAGACGATCCGGCAGATCGTGGTCGGCGACGCCGAGGAACACGAGTGGGCCGGGGACGCCCGGGTCCGGGACGTCATCGGCGGTCTGCTCGGCGACCTCGACTTCGATGCCCCGGTGGACCGGCTGTCCGGTGGTCAGCGGCGGCGGGTCGCACTGGCCCGGCTGCTGGCCGGTGACTGGGACGTGCTGGCCCTGGACGAGCCGACCAACCACCTCGACACCGAGGCCATCGCCTGGCTGGCCGAACACCTGCGCCGCCGCTGGTCGGCGTCGGCCGGTGGCCTGCTGCTCGTCACCCACGACCGCTGGCTGCTCGACGCGGTGTGCACCACCACGTGGGAGGTCCACGACCGGATCGTCGAACCGTTCGAGGGTGGCTACGCGGCCTACATCCTGCAGCGGGTCGAACGCGACCGGCAGGCCGCGTCGATCGAGGCCCGCCGGCAGAACCTGGCCCGCAAGGAGCTGGCCTGGCTGCGGCGCGGCGCGCCGGCCCGGACGTCCAAGCCGAAGTTCCGGATCGACGCGGCCAACGCCCTGATCGCCGACGTCCCGGAGCTGCGCGACCCCATCGCGCTGCGTTCGCTGGCGGTGTCGCGGTTGGGTAAGGACGTCGTCGACCTGCTCGACGTCGGGGTCAGCTACGGCGACCACCACGTGCTGGACGACATCGAGTGGCGGATCGCGCCCGGTGAGCGGACCGGTGTGCTCGGCGTCAACGGGGCCGGCAAGTCGACGCTGCTCGGCCTGATCGCCGGGACCGTCGAACCGACCGCGGGACGGGTCAAGCGGGGCAAGACCGTCAAGGTCGCCACCCTGACCCAGCGGATGGACGAGCTCGACGAGCACCTGGAATCCCCGGTGCGGGTGGTGCTGGAGCGGTTGCGGACCACGTACTCGTTCGGCACCGGGTCCAAGGCGATGGAACTCACCCCGGGGCAGCTGCTCGAACGGCTCGGTTTCGCCAGCGCCCAGCTGTCGACCCCGGTCAAGGACCTGTCCGGTGGTCAGCAGCGTCGCCTGCAGCTGCTGCTCATCCTGCTGCAACAGCCGAATGTGCTGATCCTCGACGAGCCCACCAACGACCTCGACACCGACATGCTGGCCGCCCTGGAGGACCTGCTCGACTCGTGGCCGGGGACGCTCATCGTCGTCTCCCACGACCGGTACTTCCTCGAGCGGGTCACCGACCAGCAGTTCGCGATCCTCGACCGTCACCTGCGGCACCTGCCCGGCGGTGTCGACGAGTACCTGCAACGCCGCCGACGGGGCGAGGGCACCTTCACGGGCGCCACCGGCGCCCCGGACGCCCCGGCCGCGAACGGGGCCGCCGACGCCGGCGGACCGGCGCTGTCCGGAGCCGAGCTGCGGGCCGCGCAGAAGGAGCTGGAGGGGATCGAACGCCGCATCACCCGGCTCGACACCCAGATCACGAAGGCCCGCACCGCATTGGCCGACCACGACCACGCCGACTACACCGGCCTGGCCGCGAAGATGAAGGACATCGGCGAGCTGGAGCGGCAGAGCGCCGAACTCGAGGAACGGTGGTTCGAGCTCAGCGAACAGCTGGGCTGA
- a CDS encoding alpha/beta fold hydrolase, with amino-acid sequence METDRFGDPLRALSGLTGHYSAIHDIRVGEIGGRDGRGRLVRIYSNGTGAPVLAVPDLGSSAAAWLGLTEPLCAAGRQLVSVDLPGSAHCDPLDAPGGDAHAEHLAAVTEQLLGGDRSARSGETGCDIVGVGFGAYVVLTLATRRPDLVHRAVVIDPLLPPPSADAPRPRLSLGMMLDGAVTTVRRGRPLANLAGLGRARATLGALADPDPAWWTALSAVTAPVLVVASGPSHADGATGADALAARIPGARRADLPPGVGGPHRDPERLADLVVPFLRG; translated from the coding sequence GTGGAAACCGACCGCTTCGGTGACCCGCTCCGCGCGCTCAGCGGCCTCACCGGCCACTACAGCGCGATCCACGACATCCGCGTGGGCGAGATCGGTGGCCGGGACGGCCGCGGCCGTCTGGTGCGCATCTATTCGAACGGCACCGGCGCACCGGTCCTGGCCGTCCCCGACCTCGGGTCGTCCGCCGCGGCCTGGTTGGGGCTGACCGAACCGTTGTGCGCCGCCGGCCGGCAACTGGTGTCCGTCGACCTCCCGGGGTCGGCGCACTGCGACCCGCTCGACGCACCGGGCGGGGACGCCCACGCCGAGCACCTGGCGGCCGTCACCGAGCAGCTGCTCGGTGGTGACCGCTCCGCCCGATCCGGCGAGACCGGTTGCGACATCGTGGGTGTCGGGTTCGGCGCCTACGTCGTGCTGACACTCGCGACCCGCCGACCGGACCTGGTGCACCGGGCCGTCGTCATCGACCCGCTGCTGCCGCCCCCCAGCGCCGACGCGCCCCGGCCGCGGCTGTCCCTGGGCATGATGCTCGACGGCGCGGTCACCACGGTGCGGCGGGGTCGCCCGCTGGCCAACCTCGCCGGGCTCGGTCGGGCGCGGGCGACGCTGGGCGCGTTGGCCGACCCGGACCCGGCCTGGTGGACCGCCCTGTCCGCCGTCACCGCCCCTGTGCTCGTGGTCGCCTCCGGTCCGTCCCACGCCGACGGCGCCACCGGGGCCGACGCGCTGGCGGCGCGCATCCCGGGCGCCCGCCGGGCCGACCTGCCACCCGGGGTCGGCGGCCCCCACCGCGACCCGGAGCGGCTCGCCGATCTGGTGGTGCCCTTCCTGCGCGGCTGA
- the rsmA gene encoding 16S rRNA (adenine(1518)-N(6)/adenine(1519)-N(6))-dimethyltransferase RsmA: MTERPRVTLLGAGEIRRLAEELDLRPTKTLGQNFVLDGNTVRRIVAAADLRSTEHVLEVGPGLGSLTLALLDTVGAVTAVEIDPRLADLLPRTVAEHAPTRRTALQVIAADAMTVTADRLVLPEEVAAPAEPTALVANLPYNVAVPVLLHLLAEVPTLRRVLVMVQAEVADRLAAEPGSKVYGAPSAKVAWYGVARRAGSISRNVFWPVPGVDSALVSVDVHRHPRTDDRAATFAVVDAAFAQRRKTLRAALTGWAGSSAFAQEICERADVDPGARGETLRIDDFTRIADAMKAVDRGEQE; this comes from the coding sequence GTGACGGAACGACCACGGGTGACGCTGCTCGGCGCCGGCGAGATCCGGCGGTTGGCGGAGGAACTCGATCTCCGCCCGACCAAGACGCTGGGGCAGAACTTCGTCCTCGACGGCAACACGGTGCGGCGGATCGTGGCGGCCGCCGATCTGCGGTCGACCGAGCACGTCCTGGAGGTCGGTCCCGGCCTCGGCTCGCTCACCCTGGCCCTGCTGGACACGGTCGGTGCGGTGACCGCGGTGGAGATCGACCCCCGGCTGGCCGATCTGCTGCCGCGGACGGTCGCCGAGCACGCCCCGACCCGGCGCACCGCCCTCCAGGTGATCGCGGCGGACGCGATGACCGTGACCGCCGATCGCCTCGTGCTGCCCGAGGAGGTCGCGGCCCCGGCCGAACCGACCGCGCTGGTCGCCAATCTGCCGTATAACGTGGCCGTCCCCGTGCTGCTGCACCTGCTGGCCGAGGTGCCCACCCTGCGGCGGGTGCTGGTCATGGTCCAGGCCGAGGTGGCCGATCGGCTCGCCGCCGAACCTGGGTCCAAGGTCTACGGGGCGCCGAGCGCGAAGGTGGCCTGGTACGGGGTGGCCCGGCGGGCCGGTTCGATCAGCCGCAATGTCTTCTGGCCGGTCCCCGGCGTGGACTCCGCCCTGGTCTCGGTCGACGTGCACCGGCACCCGCGCACGGACGACCGGGCCGCGACGTTCGCCGTCGTCGACGCCGCTTTCGCGCAGCGCCGCAAGACCCTGCGCGCCGCTCTGACCGGATGGGCCGGGTCGTCGGCTTTCGCCCAGGAGATCTGTGAGCGCGCGGACGTCGACCCCGGGGCCCGGGGCGAGACGTTGCGCATCGACGATTTCACCCGGATCGCCGACGCGATGAAGGCCGTCGACCGGGGCGAGCAGGAGTGA
- a CDS encoding resuscitation-promoting factor, translating to MTAELDTPAQPTPPAAAGEPARRPGRRRVVVIATAVGLALAAVGGGTAAALSKSVTVVVDGQSQQVRTFAGSVSGALAAADQTAGDHDIVAPAVDAPVHDGDTIALQKAKPFTLDIDGIQQQAWTTADTVEEALVQLGQDPSAYQLSADRSREIPLDGLEVTASPLHSVTLTVAGAATPVTSGAATVADLLADQGVTLSPTDTVAPDATTPVTDGLQITVDRVLTATVTDTVEIPAPEQRVEDPNANKGTSAVTQAGVPGQQQVTSEVTTVNGAETARQETGRVTVKEPVPTIISDGTKSTLETRGNRVFFNDTEFGVNWDGLAYCESTNNPKATFYPSGFPATFGLFQFDLPTWQSVDGTGNPMDASPEEQLMRAKMLYQKRGLEPWLCRDAASGPPPA from the coding sequence TTGACCGCCGAGCTCGACACCCCCGCCCAGCCGACCCCGCCGGCCGCCGCAGGCGAACCCGCCCGCCGCCCCGGACGCCGCCGGGTGGTCGTCATCGCCACCGCGGTCGGTCTGGCCCTCGCCGCCGTCGGCGGCGGCACCGCCGCCGCCCTCAGCAAGTCCGTCACCGTTGTCGTCGACGGCCAGTCCCAGCAGGTCCGCACGTTCGCCGGCTCCGTGTCCGGCGCCCTGGCGGCAGCCGATCAGACCGCCGGTGATCACGACATCGTGGCCCCCGCCGTCGACGCGCCCGTCCATGACGGCGACACCATCGCGCTGCAGAAGGCCAAGCCGTTCACGCTCGACATCGACGGCATACAGCAGCAGGCCTGGACCACCGCCGACACGGTGGAGGAGGCCCTGGTGCAGCTCGGCCAGGACCCGTCCGCCTACCAGCTGTCCGCCGACCGGTCCCGCGAGATCCCGTTGGACGGCCTGGAGGTCACGGCGTCGCCGCTGCACAGCGTGACCCTGACGGTGGCCGGCGCGGCCACCCCCGTGACCAGCGGCGCCGCGACCGTGGCCGACCTGCTGGCCGACCAGGGCGTCACCCTGTCACCGACCGACACCGTCGCCCCCGACGCGACCACCCCGGTCACCGACGGCCTGCAGATCACCGTCGACCGGGTGTTGACGGCCACCGTGACCGACACCGTCGAGATCCCGGCGCCCGAGCAGCGCGTCGAGGACCCGAACGCCAACAAGGGCACCTCCGCCGTCACCCAGGCCGGCGTTCCCGGCCAGCAGCAGGTCACCAGCGAGGTGACCACCGTCAACGGGGCCGAGACCGCGCGCCAGGAGACCGGTCGCGTCACCGTCAAGGAGCCGGTCCCGACCATCATCAGCGACGGCACCAAGTCGACCCTCGAGACGCGGGGCAACCGGGTCTTCTTCAACGACACCGAGTTCGGCGTGAACTGGGACGGCCTGGCGTACTGCGAGTCGACCAACAACCCCAAGGCGACGTTCTACCCGTCCGGCTTCCCGGCGACCTTCGGGCTGTTCCAGTTCGACCTGCCGACCTGGCAGTCGGTCGACGGCACCGGCAATCCGATGGACGCCAGTCCGGAGGAGCAGCTCATGCGGGCCAAGATGCTGTACCAGAAGCGCGGTCTGGAGCCGTGGCTGTGCCGCGATGCGGCGTCCGGTCCGCCGCCGGCCTGA
- a CDS encoding 4-(cytidine 5'-diphospho)-2-C-methyl-D-erythritol kinase encodes MAAGGAVRVQAPAKINLHLGVGPLRDDGYHDLVSVFHAVDLADDVVIAPAVRSSVTCEPADGVPSGTDNLAGAAAAALRRRRKTGSPVAISITKRIPVAGGMAGGSADAAAALVGCAALWGIETTRGELIDIGAELGSDVPFALTGGTAVGTGRGERLSPVLSRIRLHWVLALSAEGLSTPAVFAELDRLREIGDPPRVGPVETMLAALAGGDAAAVAAALGNDLQAAAISLQPGLRRTLRAGVAAGALAGVVSGSGPTVALLCADAESAAAVAAELAGSGTCRSVRVATGPAPGARVVG; translated from the coding sequence GTGGCCGCGGGCGGCGCGGTGCGGGTGCAGGCCCCGGCCAAGATCAACCTCCACCTGGGCGTGGGCCCGCTCCGTGACGACGGCTACCACGACCTGGTGTCGGTGTTCCATGCGGTCGATCTGGCCGACGATGTCGTCATCGCCCCGGCCGTCCGTTCGTCGGTCACCTGCGAACCGGCCGACGGGGTGCCGTCGGGGACGGACAATCTGGCCGGCGCCGCCGCCGCGGCGCTCCGCCGTCGCCGCAAAACCGGTTCCCCCGTTGCCATCTCGATCACCAAGCGGATCCCGGTGGCGGGCGGCATGGCCGGCGGCAGCGCCGACGCGGCCGCGGCCCTGGTCGGCTGCGCGGCCCTGTGGGGGATCGAGACCACCCGCGGCGAGCTGATCGACATCGGGGCCGAGCTCGGCTCCGACGTCCCGTTCGCGTTGACCGGCGGAACCGCCGTGGGCACCGGGCGGGGGGAACGGTTGTCGCCGGTCCTCTCCCGGATCCGGCTGCACTGGGTGCTCGCGCTGTCCGCGGAGGGCCTGTCCACCCCGGCGGTCTTCGCCGAACTCGACCGGCTGCGGGAGATCGGCGACCCCCCACGGGTCGGACCGGTGGAGACCATGCTGGCCGCGCTGGCCGGCGGTGACGCCGCCGCGGTGGCCGCCGCCCTCGGCAACGACCTGCAGGCCGCGGCGATCTCCCTGCAACCGGGCCTCCGGCGCACTCTGCGGGCCGGGGTGGCGGCGGGCGCGCTGGCCGGGGTGGTGTCCGGGTCCGGCCCCACGGTCGCGCTGCTGTGCGCGGACGCCGAGTCGGCCGCCGCGGTCGCTGCGGAACTGGCCGGCAGCGGCACCTGCCGCTCGGTGCGGGTGGCCACGGGTCCGGCCCCGGGAGCCCGCGTCGTCGGCTGA